The following proteins come from a genomic window of Rhodoligotrophos sp. CJ14:
- the ehuA gene encoding ectoine/hydroxyectoine ABC transporter ATP-binding protein EhuA, whose amino-acid sequence MAPIIEVQQISKSFGSFTCLRDLSFTVNAGEKIALIGPSGSGKTTILRILMTLETIDSGFIKVDGDYLFHMQRNGAPVPADERHLHKMRTKLGMVFQLFNLFPHKSVRDNITLAPVLTQGVKRAEAEKEAMRLLEMVGMADKADAMPAQLSGGQKQRVAIARALALRPKIMLFDEVTSALDPELVEEVLNVMRKLAAETDMTMLLVTHEMGFAHDFADRVLFFDRGSIIEEGPPDDIFTRPRNERTQAFLKKIIAAGQRV is encoded by the coding sequence TTGGCTCCGATCATCGAAGTCCAGCAGATCAGCAAGAGCTTTGGCAGCTTCACCTGCCTGAGAGATCTCTCCTTCACGGTGAATGCCGGAGAGAAGATCGCGCTGATCGGGCCTTCCGGTTCCGGCAAGACCACGATCCTCCGCATCCTCATGACCTTGGAGACCATCGACAGTGGCTTCATCAAGGTCGATGGCGACTACCTCTTTCATATGCAGCGGAACGGCGCGCCGGTGCCGGCGGATGAGCGCCATTTGCACAAGATGCGCACTAAGCTTGGCATGGTGTTCCAGCTATTCAATTTGTTTCCGCACAAGAGCGTTCGCGACAACATCACGCTTGCGCCCGTGCTGACCCAAGGCGTCAAACGCGCCGAGGCCGAAAAGGAAGCCATGCGCCTCCTCGAAATGGTCGGCATGGCCGATAAAGCGGACGCCATGCCCGCGCAGCTTTCCGGCGGGCAGAAGCAGCGTGTCGCCATAGCGCGCGCCTTGGCGCTGCGGCCCAAGATCATGCTGTTCGATGAGGTGACCTCGGCCCTCGATCCCGAACTGGTCGAGGAGGTTCTGAACGTCATGCGCAAGCTTGCCGCAGAGACCGACATGACCATGCTGCTGGTCACTCACGAGATGGGCTTCGCCCACGACTTCGCCGACCGGGTGCTGTTCTTCGACAGAGGATCGATCATCGAGGAAGGGCCGCCCGACGATATCTTCACCCGTCCGCGTAACGAGCGGACGCAAGCCTTCTTGAAGAAGATCATCGCTGCCGGCCAGCGCGTCTAA
- a CDS encoding Lrp/AsnC family transcriptional regulator, which produces MASVKLDAIDLRILSEIQKDGRITKIALAERVGLSATPCWMRLKRLEAAGLICGYHARIALKLIAPFALVFMEVTLGAHRQSDFDRFERAIKDVPEVISCWSVGGGLDYLLKVLAPDIDAYQRLVDELLARDIGIDRYFTYIVTKVVKDEPVLPLETLLDG; this is translated from the coding sequence ATGGCATCCGTAAAGCTCGATGCGATCGATTTGCGCATTCTGAGCGAAATACAGAAAGATGGGCGCATCACCAAGATCGCGCTGGCAGAGCGTGTCGGCCTTTCGGCGACGCCATGCTGGATGCGGCTCAAGCGGCTTGAAGCGGCCGGCCTCATCTGCGGCTATCACGCGCGGATCGCATTGAAGCTCATTGCACCCTTCGCGCTGGTCTTCATGGAAGTCACGCTGGGCGCGCATCGGCAATCGGATTTCGATCGGTTCGAGCGTGCGATCAAGGACGTCCCTGAAGTGATCAGCTGCTGGTCGGTGGGTGGCGGGCTTGACTATCTTCTCAAGGTGCTGGCGCCCGATATCGATGCTTATCAGCGCCTGGTCGATGAGCTCCTGGCCCGTGACATCGGGATTGACCGCTATTTCACCTATATCGTCACGAAGGTGGTCAAGGACGAGCCGGTGCTACCGCTGGAGACATTGCTGGACGGGTGA
- a CDS encoding alcohol dehydrogenase family protein yields the protein MSAIPDTMCAVLLTGHGGLDKLVYRTDVPVPKPASGEVLIRVSACGMNNTDVWVREGAYGTEDDPTAVSTWRRHEPTLTFPRIQGTDTVGYVVAVGDGVPPSRIGERVMVDFSIYNAEDDSLAEIDYMGHGRDGGYAEFMTLPAENAHVVDTPMSDAELATFCCAYLTGEHMLDRARVKAGEQVLITGASGGVGSGLIQLCRARGAIPYAVVGAGKEEAVKAIGAEAVITRGQGDLVTAVEAATGGAPIDVVADLVGGPMFNDLLRILRAEGRYTTAGAIAGPVVQLDLRTMYLKHLELHGSSQGTRGAFKRLVRYIEEGKIKPLLAGTYRLSDFHRAQTDFMEKAFVGKLVVIPDAMFETNPKSAREEAHA from the coding sequence ATGTCGGCCATCCCGGACACCATGTGCGCCGTGCTGCTGACCGGCCATGGAGGCCTCGACAAGCTGGTCTATCGGACCGATGTTCCGGTACCGAAGCCAGCATCTGGCGAGGTGCTGATCCGTGTTTCCGCCTGCGGAATGAACAACACGGATGTCTGGGTGCGTGAAGGCGCCTATGGCACGGAGGATGATCCGACGGCTGTGTCCACCTGGCGCCGGCATGAGCCGACGCTTACCTTTCCCAGGATCCAGGGCACGGATACCGTAGGCTATGTGGTGGCGGTGGGCGACGGCGTGCCGCCATCACGCATCGGCGAGCGCGTGATGGTCGATTTCAGCATCTATAATGCCGAAGACGATAGTCTCGCCGAAATCGACTATATGGGCCATGGACGCGATGGCGGCTATGCCGAATTCATGACATTGCCCGCGGAGAACGCCCATGTGGTCGACACACCAATGTCGGACGCGGAGCTCGCCACCTTCTGCTGCGCTTACCTCACGGGCGAGCACATGCTGGATCGGGCACGGGTCAAAGCCGGCGAACAGGTCCTGATCACCGGCGCATCGGGCGGAGTCGGCTCGGGGCTCATTCAGCTCTGCCGGGCGCGCGGCGCCATTCCTTATGCAGTGGTCGGGGCCGGCAAGGAAGAGGCCGTGAAGGCGATCGGCGCCGAGGCGGTGATCACCCGAGGCCAGGGCGATCTCGTAACGGCGGTCGAGGCTGCCACTGGCGGGGCTCCCATCGACGTGGTCGCCGATCTGGTGGGTGGCCCCATGTTCAACGACCTCCTGCGCATCCTTCGGGCGGAGGGACGCTATACCACTGCCGGGGCGATCGCAGGACCGGTCGTGCAGCTCGATTTGCGAACCATGTATCTCAAGCATCTGGAGCTACACGGCTCATCGCAAGGCACACGCGGCGCCTTCAAGCGCCTGGTCCGCTATATCGAAGAGGGCAAGATCAAACCGCTGCTCGCCGGCACCTACCGGCTTTCGGATTTTCATCGGGCACAGACCGATTTCATGGAGAAGGCTTTCGTCGGAAAGCTGGTGGTTATTCCCGACGCGATGTTCGAGACAAACCCTAAGAGTGCGCGCGAAGAGGCTCATGCCTGA
- a CDS encoding LysR family transcriptional regulator, with product MTLEQLRIFVAVAERQHVTRAARALNLAQSAASHAIAALEAQHNTRLFDRVGRRIELTQAGRAFLAEARAILAQVARAELALSEFGRLERGTLHVQASQTIASYWLPRHLVAFHRAYPRIEIRLAIGNTGQVAGAVDSGLAELGFVEGAVEPDHFESMAIARDQLVVVVGVDHPWAHAGKLTTDDLLTTDWVLREPGSGTRSEFEQALSRIGLDPGRLPVAMELPSNEAVRAAVEAGLGATAISASVAAPSIEAGLLHHVQFRLPEREFHALWHKRRHRGPIVDALLAIIQDHTRPVSDPAAVRRRK from the coding sequence ATGACACTGGAGCAGCTGCGCATCTTCGTGGCGGTGGCTGAGCGCCAGCACGTAACCCGGGCAGCGCGCGCCCTCAATCTGGCCCAATCCGCGGCGAGCCATGCCATCGCCGCTCTTGAGGCGCAGCATAATACCCGTCTCTTCGATCGCGTGGGCCGCCGCATCGAGTTGACGCAAGCCGGCCGCGCGTTTCTGGCCGAAGCACGCGCCATCCTCGCCCAGGTCGCACGCGCGGAACTGGCGCTGAGCGAGTTCGGCAGGCTGGAACGGGGCACGCTGCATGTGCAGGCGAGCCAGACAATCGCCAGCTATTGGCTGCCGCGCCACCTGGTTGCTTTTCACCGCGCCTATCCCCGCATCGAGATCAGGCTCGCCATTGGAAACACCGGCCAAGTGGCAGGCGCAGTGGACAGCGGTCTCGCGGAGCTGGGCTTTGTCGAGGGCGCGGTGGAGCCGGATCACTTCGAAAGCATGGCCATTGCTCGCGACCAGCTCGTTGTGGTTGTGGGCGTGGACCACCCATGGGCCCACGCGGGCAAGCTCACCACGGACGATCTTCTCACGACCGACTGGGTGCTGCGCGAGCCCGGCTCTGGGACACGCTCCGAGTTCGAGCAGGCCCTTTCACGGATAGGGCTGGATCCGGGCCGCCTTCCTGTGGCAATGGAGCTTCCCTCGAACGAGGCAGTCCGCGCGGCCGTTGAAGCGGGCTTGGGTGCCACCGCCATTTCGGCCTCGGTGGCAGCCCCGAGCATAGAGGCCGGCCTTCTGCACCATGTGCAGTTCCGGTTGCCCGAGCGAGAGTTCCACGCGCTCTGGCACAAACGGCGTCATCGCGGCCCCATAGTTGACGCCCTCCTGGCCATCATCCAGGACCACACAAGGCCCGTGTCAGACCCGGCTGCCGTGAGACGCCGCAAATAG
- a CDS encoding Glu/Leu/Phe/Val family dehydrogenase, which produces MELFRHPSFDNHEAVLFASEAESGLQSIIAIHNTSRGPALGGCRYWQYATEDEALKDVLRLARGMTYKAAIAELPLGGGKTVILADPERRKDPGLFRALGRKIEMLGGRYITAEDVGTSPADMVEVRKETRYVAGIPPEQGGRGDPSPITAYGVYLGLCETVRHALKRDNLRGLTVAVQGLGHVGFNLCRHLNQAGAQLIVADLNAERIRRAEEAFGARPVGLVEILTVEADVLSPNALGAVLNAETIPRLKVAAIAGAANNQLADIERDGALLVRRSIAYAPDYVINAGGLTVVCGEYLGWTADEISRRVDAIGPRLADILREASARGEPTQVVADRKAERLFAASHGSRV; this is translated from the coding sequence GTGGAGCTGTTTCGGCATCCAAGCTTCGACAACCATGAAGCCGTCCTGTTCGCATCCGAGGCAGAAAGCGGGCTTCAGAGCATCATCGCCATCCACAACACCAGCCGTGGGCCGGCGCTCGGCGGCTGCCGATACTGGCAATATGCGACCGAGGACGAGGCGCTGAAGGACGTGCTGCGGCTTGCCCGGGGCATGACCTATAAGGCGGCGATTGCGGAATTGCCCCTGGGCGGCGGCAAGACGGTCATTCTGGCGGATCCGGAGAGACGGAAGGATCCGGGGCTTTTTCGTGCACTCGGGCGCAAGATCGAGATGCTCGGCGGCCGGTACATCACTGCGGAAGACGTTGGAACTTCGCCTGCGGACATGGTGGAGGTTCGCAAGGAAACGCGCTATGTGGCCGGCATCCCGCCAGAGCAGGGCGGGCGCGGCGATCCCTCCCCCATCACGGCCTATGGAGTCTATCTGGGCCTTTGCGAAACGGTCCGGCATGCGCTCAAGCGCGACAATCTTCGCGGGCTCACGGTGGCCGTGCAGGGGCTGGGGCATGTGGGCTTCAACCTCTGCCGCCACCTTAACCAGGCAGGGGCGCAGCTGATCGTTGCGGATCTCAACGCGGAGCGGATCCGGCGAGCCGAAGAGGCATTCGGCGCGCGGCCAGTCGGGCTGGTCGAAATCCTCACTGTTGAGGCCGATGTGCTCTCGCCCAATGCGCTCGGCGCCGTTCTCAATGCGGAGACGATCCCGCGACTCAAGGTGGCCGCGATCGCTGGGGCAGCCAATAATCAGCTCGCCGATATCGAGCGCGATGGCGCTTTGCTGGTTCGGCGGAGTATCGCCTATGCGCCGGATTATGTGATCAATGCCGGCGGGCTCACCGTGGTCTGCGGAGAATATCTCGGCTGGACGGCGGATGAGATCAGCCGGCGTGTGGACGCGATCGGGCCTCGACTCGCCGACATATTGCGCGAGGCCAGCGCCAGGGGCGAGCCGACACAGGTGGTGGCTGACCGCAAAGCCGAGCGGCTATTTGCGGCGTCTCACGGCAGCCGGGTCTGA
- a CDS encoding PLP-dependent aminotransferase family protein: MTMWRPDPTALRRPAYLSLADQIARAIVEGKLEAGTRLPTQRHLAEDLQLSTQTVSRAYEELIRRGLLSGEIGRGTFVRPPRREPDPPYLPERLGEVIDLSILKPAGDQIHLDRMKAALRDLSETVPASAILSFRPNVVFPRHRAIAVQWLRACGLPNVSSGNISLTNGATAAMTIALMTTAPTGATIATEQVGHHTLVPLASYLGLKLCGIEIDAEGIIPDALEAACRQGDIRAVFVQPSVINPTASLMGEARRRALVAVAQRHRLAIIENDVLGPLVEDKPPPLAALAPDNTLYVTSFTKCVVPGLRIGYLVVPDRLVPSAANRHLVTNWMATALLAELATRWVENGTAMELMLWQREALRRRHAMAREVFTDIPYRSHPNALHLWVPLKGHDEAQFVAHARLHGVAVAPGASFFIPPAVHRNAIRVSIGSTSEAELRPGLERLAHLLRSDPEPALLVV; encoded by the coding sequence ATGACAATGTGGCGCCCCGATCCGACGGCCCTTCGCAGGCCCGCTTATCTCTCCCTCGCTGATCAGATTGCAAGGGCGATCGTGGAAGGCAAGCTGGAAGCGGGAACTCGGCTGCCGACCCAGCGTCATCTTGCGGAAGATCTGCAGCTTTCCACGCAGACCGTTTCGCGTGCCTATGAGGAATTGATTCGGCGCGGGCTGCTCTCGGGCGAGATCGGGCGTGGCACCTTTGTGCGTCCGCCTCGCCGGGAACCGGATCCCCCTTATCTGCCGGAGCGCCTGGGCGAGGTGATCGACTTGTCGATCCTAAAGCCTGCCGGCGACCAGATCCATTTGGATCGCATGAAGGCGGCGCTGCGGGACTTGTCTGAAACGGTGCCGGCCAGCGCCATCCTGTCTTTCCGGCCGAATGTAGTCTTTCCCCGCCACCGCGCGATTGCGGTGCAATGGCTGAGAGCCTGCGGTCTGCCCAATGTCTCCTCGGGCAATATCAGCCTCACCAATGGCGCAACTGCCGCCATGACCATCGCGCTCATGACCACCGCGCCCACCGGGGCCACGATTGCCACAGAGCAGGTTGGTCACCACACGCTGGTTCCGCTTGCTTCTTATCTCGGCCTGAAACTCTGCGGCATCGAGATAGATGCCGAAGGCATCATCCCCGATGCGCTCGAGGCGGCCTGCCGCCAGGGCGATATTCGCGCCGTTTTCGTCCAGCCGAGCGTCATCAATCCTACCGCTTCCCTGATGGGTGAGGCGCGCCGCCGAGCCCTGGTCGCGGTGGCGCAACGACACCGTCTCGCGATCATCGAAAATGATGTGCTGGGACCCCTGGTCGAGGATAAGCCGCCGCCATTGGCTGCCCTTGCGCCTGACAACACGCTCTATGTCACGAGCTTCACCAAATGCGTCGTTCCCGGCCTGCGGATTGGATATCTGGTGGTTCCGGATCGCTTGGTGCCATCCGCAGCAAACCGCCATCTCGTGACGAACTGGATGGCGACGGCGCTGCTTGCCGAACTCGCCACCCGCTGGGTCGAGAATGGCACCGCCATGGAGCTGATGCTTTGGCAACGCGAGGCGCTGCGGCGCCGCCACGCGATGGCTCGGGAGGTCTTTACCGACATTCCCTACCGCTCCCACCCCAATGCCCTGCACCTTTGGGTGCCCCTAAAGGGCCACGACGAGGCGCAATTCGTCGCCCATGCCCGGCTGCACGGCGTGGCGGTCGCACCCGGTGCCTCGTTTTTCATCCCGCCGGCCGTTCATCGGAACGCGATCCGCGTGTCCATCGGCTCGACCAGCGAGGCGGAATTGCGGCCGGGCCTTGAGCGGCTCGCTCACCTCCTGCGCAGTGATCCGGAGCCGGCGCTTCTCGTCGTCTGA
- a CDS encoding NAD-dependent succinate-semialdehyde dehydrogenase: MTAQCRRHTRHPELARLGDLRLVRELAYVDGKWTAGADCTTIEVRDPASDQPIAWVAKLDAAATDDAIAAAHRAFPGWAALLPQERAAHLKRWHELIIAAKEDLALIMTLEQGKPLSEARGEIDYAASFVEWYAEEAKRLNVESVTSHLPGAEMIVQRAPLGVVGVATPWNFPSAMLTRKAAAAMAAGCAVVAHPSSYTPLSALALAELADRAELPSGVLNIVTGNAAAIVGRMCEDPRVRAMSFTGSTEIGRMIAAQCAPTMKRLVMELGGHAPLIIFADADLERAVDIAIGAKFATSGQDCLAANRIYVERPIYEGFCAAFAARIKTLKVGPGLAECVDIGPLMHGRAVEKVDAQVRDALSRGARCLVGGERHAAGDLFYAPTLIVDVPDDALIMREETFGPVAAVTRFDDEAEVVARANDTDYGLVAYVVTRDGARMLRLGRALEYGMVAINRVKITGAPIPFGGMKQSGLGREGSRHGLEAFTELKYLCLDAA, translated from the coding sequence ATGACCGCACAATGCAGACGGCATACTCGCCACCCCGAACTCGCCCGGCTTGGCGATCTGCGGCTGGTCCGCGAACTCGCCTATGTCGATGGTAAATGGACGGCCGGCGCGGATTGCACCACCATCGAGGTGCGCGATCCGGCGAGCGATCAGCCCATTGCCTGGGTCGCGAAGCTCGATGCGGCCGCGACGGATGACGCGATCGCGGCAGCTCACCGGGCTTTTCCCGGCTGGGCCGCATTGCTCCCGCAAGAGCGCGCCGCGCATCTCAAGCGCTGGCATGAGCTGATTATCGCGGCCAAAGAAGACCTCGCCCTCATCATGACGCTGGAGCAAGGCAAGCCTTTGAGCGAGGCGCGCGGTGAAATCGACTACGCCGCCTCCTTCGTCGAATGGTATGCGGAAGAAGCCAAGCGGCTCAATGTGGAGAGCGTGACCAGCCATCTGCCCGGCGCCGAGATGATCGTGCAGCGGGCGCCGTTGGGTGTGGTCGGTGTCGCGACACCCTGGAATTTTCCATCCGCCATGCTGACCCGCAAGGCAGCCGCCGCCATGGCCGCCGGCTGCGCTGTGGTGGCTCACCCTTCCTCCTATACGCCCCTTTCCGCCTTGGCCCTTGCAGAACTGGCCGATCGCGCGGAACTGCCATCGGGTGTGTTGAACATCGTGACGGGCAATGCCGCTGCGATTGTCGGGCGGATGTGTGAAGATCCGCGCGTGCGCGCCATGAGCTTCACCGGCTCTACCGAAATCGGCCGCATGATCGCCGCGCAATGCGCACCGACGATGAAGCGGCTGGTGATGGAGCTCGGAGGACACGCGCCGCTCATCATTTTCGCCGATGCCGACCTCGAGCGCGCGGTTGACATCGCCATTGGCGCCAAATTCGCCACCTCGGGCCAGGATTGCCTGGCGGCCAACCGCATTTATGTGGAGCGGCCGATTTACGAGGGTTTTTGTGCCGCGTTTGCTGCCCGTATCAAGACGTTGAAGGTTGGGCCTGGGCTTGCCGAGTGTGTCGATATCGGCCCGCTCATGCATGGCCGCGCCGTTGAGAAGGTCGATGCACAGGTGCGCGATGCCTTGAGCCGGGGCGCACGCTGCCTTGTCGGTGGGGAGCGCCATGCGGCGGGCGACTTGTTCTATGCGCCGACCCTCATCGTGGACGTGCCCGATGATGCGCTCATTATGCGTGAGGAAACCTTCGGGCCGGTTGCGGCCGTCACCCGCTTCGATGATGAGGCTGAAGTGGTCGCCCGCGCCAATGACACGGATTACGGCCTGGTCGCCTATGTGGTCACTCGCGATGGCGCGCGCATGCTGCGCCTTGGCCGGGCACTTGAATACGGCATGGTCGCGATCAATCGGGTGAAGATCACAGGCGCGCCCATTCCCTTCGGCGGCATGAAGCAGTCGGGCCTCGGGCGGGAGGGTTCACGCCACGGACTCGAGGCCTTCACCGAGCTCAAATATCTCTGCCTCGATGCCGCCTGA
- a CDS encoding YsnF/AvaK domain-containing protein, producing the protein MQYTTSTAEANTETDAGEATAHQTIRETLIPLHAEELSVSKERVETGRVHVGTVTRTHQELVDEELARDRVEIERVACDTPIDAVPPVRQEGDVTIVPVVEEVLVVQRRLMLKEEIHIRHVHSTERHRENVTLRRQEAVISRIPTDSTPE; encoded by the coding sequence ATGCAATACACAACATCCACGGCCGAAGCCAATACCGAGACAGACGCGGGCGAAGCGACTGCGCATCAGACCATCCGCGAGACTCTCATTCCGCTCCATGCGGAAGAGCTTTCGGTCTCCAAGGAGCGCGTCGAAACAGGCCGGGTGCATGTGGGCACAGTGACCCGCACCCATCAAGAGCTCGTCGACGAGGAACTCGCCCGCGATCGCGTCGAAATCGAGCGTGTCGCCTGCGATACGCCCATCGATGCGGTTCCGCCTGTCCGACAGGAGGGCGACGTCACGATCGTTCCCGTCGTCGAAGAGGTCCTGGTCGTCCAGCGACGTCTCATGCTGAAGGAGGAAATCCATATCCGTCACGTGCATAGCACCGAAAGACACAGAGAGAACGTCACCCTGCGCAGGCAGGAGGCTGTGATCTCACGCATCCCAACGGACTCGACGCCCGAATGA
- a CDS encoding aspartate aminotransferase family protein, producing the protein MLDRSNDLNAWDRDHFFHPSTHMAQHARGDTPNRIMAGGEGVYVVDRDGRKSLDAFAGLYCVNVGYGRREIAEAIAEQAFKLPYYHAYVGHGSEPSIKLAKMIIDRAPAGMSRVFFGLSGSDANETNIKLIWYYNNVLGRPEKKKIISRWRGYHGSGVMTGSLTGLAGFHNAFDLPRAPILHTEAPYYFRRPDPAMSEEAFSQYCADKLEELILAEGPDTIAAFIGEPVLGTGGIVPPPQGYWDKIQAVLGKYDILLVADEVVTGFGRLGSMFGSDHYGMKPDLITIAKGLTSAYAPLSGVIVAERFWRVLEQGSDKLGPIGHGWTYSSHPLCAAAGVANLELIDALGLVCNAAETGAYFKERLTEALSDHHIVGEVRGEGLLAAVEFVADKEDRVFFDADLKVGPRIAAALLERGVIGRAMPQGDILGFAPPLCITRDEVDTVVAATRDAVEAVAATL; encoded by the coding sequence ATGCTCGACCGCAGCAATGATTTGAACGCCTGGGACCGTGACCATTTCTTCCACCCTTCAACCCACATGGCCCAGCATGCGCGCGGCGATACGCCCAACCGCATCATGGCGGGCGGCGAAGGTGTCTATGTGGTCGACCGGGACGGGCGTAAGAGCCTCGATGCCTTTGCCGGGCTCTATTGCGTGAATGTGGGCTATGGGCGCCGCGAGATCGCCGAGGCGATCGCCGAGCAGGCGTTCAAGCTGCCCTATTACCATGCCTATGTGGGCCATGGCAGCGAGCCCTCGATCAAGCTCGCCAAAATGATCATCGACCGAGCGCCGGCGGGCATGAGCCGCGTGTTCTTCGGCCTGTCGGGCTCGGATGCGAACGAGACCAATATCAAGCTGATCTGGTACTACAACAACGTGCTGGGCCGGCCGGAGAAGAAGAAGATCATCTCGCGTTGGCGCGGGTATCACGGTTCGGGTGTGATGACCGGGAGCCTCACCGGTCTCGCCGGATTTCACAATGCGTTCGACCTGCCGCGCGCGCCCATTCTGCACACCGAGGCCCCCTATTATTTCCGGCGGCCCGACCCGGCCATGAGCGAAGAGGCCTTCTCGCAATATTGTGCCGACAAGCTCGAGGAACTCATCCTGGCGGAGGGGCCGGACACCATCGCTGCCTTCATCGGCGAGCCTGTGCTGGGCACCGGCGGCATCGTGCCGCCGCCGCAAGGCTATTGGGACAAGATCCAGGCGGTTCTTGGAAAATATGACATCCTGCTGGTGGCCGATGAAGTGGTGACCGGCTTCGGGCGGCTTGGCTCCATGTTCGGCTCAGACCATTACGGGATGAAACCCGACCTCATCACCATCGCCAAGGGGCTCACCTCGGCCTATGCACCGCTGTCGGGGGTGATCGTCGCCGAGCGGTTCTGGCGCGTGCTGGAGCAAGGCTCGGATAAACTGGGCCCGATCGGCCATGGCTGGACCTATTCCTCGCATCCCCTGTGCGCGGCGGCCGGCGTGGCCAATCTGGAATTGATCGATGCGCTCGGCCTCGTGTGCAATGCGGCTGAGACCGGAGCCTATTTCAAGGAGAGGCTGACAGAAGCGCTCAGCGATCACCACATTGTTGGAGAGGTCCGCGGCGAAGGATTGCTCGCCGCGGTCGAATTTGTGGCAGACAAGGAGGACCGCGTGTTCTTCGATGCCGATTTGAAGGTGGGCCCGCGCATCGCCGCCGCCCTGCTCGAGCGCGGCGTCATCGGCCGAGCCATGCCGCAGGGCGATATTCTCGGTTTTGCCCCACCACTTTGCATTACCCGTGACGAGGTCGACACCGTGGTCGCTGCAACACGCGATGCGGTCGAGGCCGTCGCCGCAACCCTTTGA
- a CDS encoding YeiH family protein, with translation MSSHPITRASGPRAAFSPFRQGQAVSPSLTTATIWPGILLTAAIAGAAFVLRQLPGVALLSPMILAILIGIGIHNLVGTPKWAKPGVVFSLRRILRLAIILLGLQLTAAQVVEVGAGGIAVIACTLIATFLFTVWCGRLIGVGRKLTELIAAGTSVCGASAVIATNTVTQAHDEDVAYAVATVTVLGSIAMFVYPLLPGLLHLSPHAYGLWSGASIHEIAQVVAAAFQQGSDAGEFGTIAKLSRVMMLAPLVITLGLFAARRARQSGNTAGQAKAPMPWFVFGFIVLVGLNSLITVPADVKGAIVVATTFMLSMALAAMGLETDIRKLRAKGLKPFALALAAFLFIACFSLVLVKMTA, from the coding sequence ATGAGCTCCCACCCGATCACTCGCGCGAGCGGCCCACGGGCCGCTTTCTCACCCTTCCGGCAAGGCCAGGCTGTCTCGCCAAGTCTCACAACGGCAACGATCTGGCCTGGCATACTCCTCACAGCGGCCATTGCGGGCGCGGCATTCGTCCTCCGGCAACTTCCCGGTGTGGCGCTCTTGAGCCCGATGATCCTCGCGATCCTGATCGGGATCGGCATCCACAACCTCGTCGGAACGCCCAAATGGGCAAAGCCAGGAGTGGTTTTCTCCCTGCGGCGGATCCTGCGCCTCGCGATCATTCTGCTCGGGCTGCAATTGACCGCGGCACAGGTGGTGGAGGTTGGGGCAGGCGGTATTGCGGTGATTGCCTGCACCCTCATCGCGACCTTCCTGTTCACGGTGTGGTGCGGGAGATTGATCGGCGTGGGCCGCAAGCTCACCGAGCTGATCGCGGCAGGCACATCGGTATGCGGCGCCTCCGCGGTGATCGCCACCAATACCGTCACCCAGGCCCATGACGAGGATGTGGCCTACGCCGTTGCCACTGTGACGGTACTCGGCTCGATCGCCATGTTTGTCTATCCGCTGCTCCCAGGCCTCCTCCACCTGTCACCACACGCCTATGGCTTATGGTCCGGTGCCTCGATCCACGAGATCGCGCAGGTCGTCGCGGCCGCCTTTCAGCAGGGCAGTGACGCCGGCGAATTCGGCACGATCGCCAAGCTCTCGCGCGTCATGATGCTGGCGCCCCTGGTGATCACCCTCGGCCTGTTCGCAGCCCGGCGTGCCCGGCAGAGTGGCAATACGGCCGGGCAGGCCAAGGCGCCCATGCCCTGGTTCGTATTTGGTTTCATTGTGCTGGTCGGCCTGAACAGCCTCATCACGGTGCCAGCCGACGTGAAGGGCGCGATCGTTGTGGCAACCACCTTCATGCTGTCCATGGCGCTTGCGGCCATGGGGCTTGAGACGGATATCCGCAAGCTGCGCGCCAAGGGGCTCAAGCCATTTGCCCTTGCTCTCGCAGCCTTTCTCTTCATTGCATGCTTCAGCCTCGTTCTGGTGAAAATGACAGCCTAG